A window from Cryobacterium sp. PAMC25264 encodes these proteins:
- a CDS encoding YbaK/EbsC family protein: MVNTAHPAVERVRLALNAQGVDPEIRWFDDAATTASAAAAALGIEVGAIANSLIFTLDGAPLLVLTSGAHRVDTAWLGERLGGSIGRAAKDLVKEATGQVIGGVAPLGHPSPIRTLVDEDLAGYPVVWAAAGHAHTVFPTTFAELLRITGGTSTPVVPPQ; encoded by the coding sequence ATGGTGAACACCGCGCATCCGGCCGTCGAGCGAGTGCGCCTGGCGCTGAACGCGCAGGGTGTCGACCCCGAGATCAGGTGGTTCGACGACGCGGCCACCACTGCGTCCGCCGCGGCCGCCGCATTGGGCATCGAGGTGGGTGCCATCGCGAACTCGCTGATCTTCACGCTCGACGGCGCGCCGCTGCTGGTGTTGACCTCCGGGGCGCACCGGGTGGACACCGCCTGGCTGGGGGAGCGCCTCGGCGGCAGCATCGGCCGAGCCGCCAAGGACCTCGTGAAGGAAGCCACCGGGCAGGTCATCGGGGGCGTCGCGCCGCTCGGGCATCCGTCGCCGATTCGCACCCTGGTCGACGAGGATCTCGCCGGCTACCCGGTGGTTTGGGCGGCCGCGGGCCACGCGCACACTGTGTTCCCCACCACGTTCGCCGAGCTCCTGCGCATCACCGGGGGCACCTCCACGCCGGTGGTTCCGCCGCAGTAG
- a CDS encoding gamma carbonic anhydrase family protein, which produces MTADSAARLIILPDRPGPHVAQSAFVAAGAVLVGNVSLAEHASVWYNAVLRAEVEPIRIGAGSNLQDNVSCHVDGGFPLIVGRDVSVGHGAVLHGCTVEDGALIGMAATVLNGAVIGAGSLVAAGAVVLEGTIVPPGSLVAGVPGKVRRELTADEIDGIRHNAESYLGHAALHRLAT; this is translated from the coding sequence ATGACCGCCGACAGCGCCGCCCGCCTCATCATCCTGCCCGACCGTCCGGGGCCGCACGTGGCCCAGAGCGCGTTCGTCGCCGCCGGCGCCGTCCTGGTGGGCAACGTGAGCCTTGCCGAGCACGCCAGCGTCTGGTACAACGCGGTATTGCGTGCCGAGGTCGAACCGATCCGTATCGGGGCGGGCTCCAATCTGCAGGACAACGTCTCCTGCCACGTTGACGGCGGCTTCCCGCTGATCGTCGGCCGCGACGTTTCGGTGGGCCATGGCGCTGTGCTTCACGGCTGCACCGTCGAGGACGGCGCCCTGATCGGCATGGCCGCCACCGTGCTCAACGGGGCCGTCATCGGCGCCGGGTCGCTCGTGGCCGCCGGGGCCGTGGTGCTCGAGGGCACCATCGTGCCGCCGGGCTCCCTCGTGGCCGGCGTGCCGGGCAAGGTGCGACGCGAGCTCACCGCCGACGAGATCGACGGCATCCGTCACAACGCCGAAAGCTACCTCGGCCACGCGGCCCTGCACCGCCTCGCGACCTGA
- a CDS encoding bifunctional methylenetetrahydrofolate dehydrogenase/methenyltetrahydrofolate cyclohydrolase: MTALTLDGVATATQVKLELTERVRALAAHGIMPGLGTLLVGDDPGSRSYVAGKHRDCAEVGIESIRIDLPGSATSADVRAAIADLNAAREVTGYIIQLPLPVGHNENAMLELMDPAKDADGLHPTNLGRLVLGIEGELDSPLPCTPAGIVELLRRYEVPIAGKNVVVIGRGLTVGRPLGLLFTRKGLDATVTLTHSRTVDLAGEVRRADIVVAAVGVPHLVQADWIKPGAAVLDVGITRVQNPETGKGVLTGDVHPDVASVAGHLSPNPRGVGPMTRAMLLANVVKASERLLNP, translated from the coding sequence ATGACCGCACTCACCCTCGACGGCGTCGCCACCGCGACCCAGGTCAAGCTCGAACTCACCGAGCGCGTCCGCGCGCTGGCCGCGCACGGCATCATGCCGGGCCTCGGTACCCTGCTCGTCGGCGACGACCCGGGCTCCCGCTCCTACGTGGCCGGCAAGCACCGCGACTGCGCCGAGGTGGGCATCGAGTCCATCCGCATCGACCTGCCCGGCTCCGCCACCTCGGCGGATGTGCGCGCCGCGATCGCCGACCTCAACGCCGCCCGTGAGGTGACCGGCTACATCATCCAGCTGCCGCTGCCCGTCGGCCACAACGAGAACGCCATGCTCGAACTGATGGACCCGGCCAAGGACGCTGACGGCCTGCACCCCACCAACCTGGGCCGCCTGGTGCTGGGCATCGAGGGCGAGCTCGACTCGCCGCTGCCGTGCACCCCCGCCGGCATCGTGGAACTCCTGCGCCGCTACGAGGTGCCCATCGCCGGCAAGAACGTCGTCGTGATCGGCCGCGGCCTCACCGTGGGCCGCCCGCTGGGTCTGCTCTTCACCCGCAAGGGCCTGGACGCCACCGTCACCCTCACCCACTCCCGCACGGTCGACCTGGCCGGCGAGGTGCGTCGCGCCGACATCGTCGTGGCCGCCGTGGGCGTGCCGCACCTGGTGCAGGCCGACTGGATCAAGCCCGGCGCCGCCGTGCTCGACGTGGGCATCACCCGCGTGCAGAACCCGGAGACCGGCAAGGGCGTGCTCACCGGAGACGTGCACCCCGACGTCGCCTCGGTGGCCGGCCACCTCTCGCCGAACCCCCGCGGCGTGGGCCCGATGACCCGCGCCATGCTCCTCGCGAACGTCGTCAAGGCCTCCGAGCGCCTCCTCAACCCCTAG
- the glyA gene encoding serine hydroxymethyltransferase, giving the protein MRSFPVSDTVLTSSVPSTFNDSLEVVDPEIAAILELELGRQRDYLEMIASENFVPRAILQSQGSVLTNKYAEGYPGRRYYGGCEYVDVAEQLAIDRAKSLFGAEYANVQPHSGATANAAVLSAIATPGDTILGLELAHGGHLTHGMKLNFSGKLYNPVAYGVDPQTFRVDMDVVRDKALEHKPQVIIAGWSAYPRQLDFAAFRAIADEVGAKLWVDMAHFAGLVAAGLHPSPVPYADVVSSTVHKTLAGPRSGFILSRDTALAKKLNSNVFPGQQGGPLMHVIAAKATAFKLAATPEFKERQERTLRGARILADRLTADDSRAAGIDVLTGGTDVHLVLADLRNSEINGQQAEDALHEVGITVNRNSVPFDPRPPMVTSGLRIGTPALATRGFGDAEFTVVSDVIAEALKPGADIPALRARVKGLTDAFPLYPGLAQ; this is encoded by the coding sequence ATGAGGAGTTTTCCCGTGTCCGACACTGTGCTCACCAGTTCCGTACCCTCCACTTTCAACGACTCCCTCGAGGTCGTCGACCCCGAGATCGCCGCGATCCTCGAGCTCGAGCTCGGTCGCCAGCGCGACTACCTCGAGATGATCGCCAGCGAGAACTTCGTGCCCCGCGCCATCCTGCAGTCGCAGGGCTCGGTACTCACCAACAAGTACGCCGAGGGCTACCCGGGCCGCCGATACTACGGCGGCTGCGAGTATGTCGACGTGGCCGAGCAGCTCGCCATCGACCGCGCCAAGAGCCTCTTCGGCGCCGAGTACGCGAACGTGCAGCCGCACTCCGGTGCCACCGCCAACGCCGCGGTGCTCTCCGCCATCGCCACCCCCGGCGACACCATCCTGGGCCTGGAGCTCGCGCACGGCGGCCACCTCACCCACGGCATGAAGCTCAACTTCTCCGGCAAGCTGTACAACCCGGTCGCCTACGGCGTCGACCCGCAGACCTTCCGCGTCGACATGGACGTGGTGCGCGACAAGGCCCTCGAGCACAAGCCGCAGGTCATCATCGCCGGCTGGTCGGCCTACCCCCGCCAGCTCGACTTCGCCGCATTCCGCGCCATCGCCGACGAGGTGGGCGCCAAGCTCTGGGTCGACATGGCACACTTCGCCGGCCTCGTCGCCGCAGGCCTCCACCCGTCACCGGTGCCCTACGCCGACGTCGTGTCCAGCACCGTGCACAAGACCCTCGCCGGCCCGCGCTCGGGCTTCATCCTCTCCCGCGACACCGCGCTGGCGAAGAAGCTCAACTCCAACGTCTTCCCCGGCCAGCAGGGCGGCCCGCTCATGCACGTCATCGCTGCCAAGGCCACCGCGTTCAAGCTTGCCGCGACCCCCGAGTTCAAGGAACGCCAGGAGCGCACCCTTCGCGGCGCCCGGATCCTCGCCGACCGGCTCACCGCCGACGACTCGCGCGCCGCGGGCATCGACGTGCTCACCGGCGGCACCGACGTGCACCTGGTGCTCGCCGACCTCCGCAACTCCGAGATCAACGGCCAGCAGGCCGAAGACGCGCTGCACGAGGTGGGCATCACCGTCAACCGCAACTCGGTGCCGTTCGACCCGCGCCCGCCGATGGTCACCTCCGGCCTCCGCATCGGCACGCCCGCCCTGGCCACCCGCGGCTTCGGCGACGCCGAGTTCACCGTGGTGTCCGACGTCATCGCCGAGGCGCTCAAGCCCGGCGCCGACATCCCCGCGCTCCGCGCCCGGGTGAAGGGCCTCACCGACGCGTTCCCGCTCTACCCCGGTCTGGCCCAGTAG
- the mnhG gene encoding monovalent cation/H(+) antiporter subunit G: MSAVWSDVVTAVLVLLAAVMCLAAGVGLLRFPDVLTRLHSATKPQILGLMAVTLDIAVTNFSVGTVTLVVAIVLFQSLTAPMAAHLVARAAYQTDHLRPDLLVLDELRDARG; encoded by the coding sequence ATGAGCGCCGTCTGGAGCGACGTGGTCACCGCCGTCCTGGTGCTGCTCGCCGCCGTGATGTGCCTGGCCGCCGGCGTCGGCCTGCTCCGGTTCCCCGACGTGCTCACCCGGCTGCACTCGGCCACGAAGCCCCAGATCCTCGGCCTGATGGCGGTCACCCTCGACATCGCCGTGACGAACTTCAGCGTCGGCACCGTCACCCTCGTCGTCGCGATCGTGCTGTTCCAGTCGCTCACCGCGCCCATGGCGGCGCACCTGGTGGCCCGTGCCGCGTACCAGACCGACCACCTGCGGCCGGATTTGCTGGTGCTCGACGAGCTCCGGGACGCACGCGGCTGA
- a CDS encoding monovalent cation/H+ antiporter complex subunit F, translating into MTPMDIVAIVAGILFGAGALAAVYRIIRGPSVLDRVIASDVLVATIICALGAEMAFNRHTDNLPVLLVLALFAVLGSLSVARFLPGRDRA; encoded by the coding sequence ATGACCCCCATGGACATCGTTGCCATCGTCGCCGGAATCCTCTTCGGCGCCGGCGCCCTGGCCGCCGTCTACCGCATCATCCGTGGACCGAGCGTGCTCGACCGGGTGATCGCCTCCGACGTGCTCGTGGCCACCATCATCTGCGCCCTGGGCGCCGAGATGGCGTTCAACCGGCACACCGACAATCTGCCAGTGCTGCTCGTGCTGGCGCTCTTCGCGGTGCTCGGCTCGCTCAGCGTGGCCCGGTTCCTGCCCGGACGGGACCGCGCATGA
- a CDS encoding Na+/H+ antiporter subunit E gives MSSVRERLGGLISQLPLFLGLVLLWSLLWGTFSWLNLVTGAVFAAVVSVVFYLPAVQLSGRFNPWRSVWLFVKLIWDIVRASVDVSWLALGPRYTASNAILAVHLRTRSDLILTWTAVATSIVPGSIVVDIERVDSTLYLHVINMHNEVEVDAFRARVLATERRIVMAFGSREDVERVCQVRADEHRSDGAPGAPGPHDPRGPGTHSSTDPENGATA, from the coding sequence GTGAGCAGCGTGCGCGAACGCCTCGGCGGACTGATCAGCCAGCTGCCACTGTTCCTCGGCCTGGTGCTGCTCTGGTCGTTGCTCTGGGGCACGTTCTCCTGGCTGAACCTCGTCACCGGCGCGGTGTTCGCGGCCGTGGTCTCCGTCGTGTTCTACCTGCCAGCGGTGCAGCTCAGCGGCCGGTTCAACCCGTGGCGCAGCGTCTGGCTGTTCGTCAAGCTGATCTGGGACATCGTGCGGGCATCCGTGGATGTGTCCTGGCTCGCCCTCGGCCCGCGGTACACCGCGAGTAACGCGATCCTCGCCGTGCACCTGCGCACCCGCAGCGACCTGATCCTCACTTGGACCGCCGTGGCCACCTCGATCGTGCCGGGCTCCATCGTGGTGGACATCGAGCGGGTCGACTCGACCCTGTACCTGCACGTCATCAACATGCACAACGAGGTGGAGGTCGACGCCTTCCGCGCCCGGGTGCTCGCGACCGAGCGTCGTATCGTGATGGCCTTCGGCTCGCGCGAAGACGTGGAGCGGGTCTGCCAGGTGCGCGCCGACGAGCACCGCAGCGACGGCGCCCCCGGCGCCCCGGGCCCGCACGACCCGCGCGGCCCCGGCACACACTCCTCCACCGATCCCGAGAACGGAGCCACCGCATGA
- a CDS encoding sodium:proton antiporter, with protein MSASLTLVIVMAAMYAAGIYIMLERSLTRVLIGFLLVGNATNLLIFIMSGRPGSSPIVTGTSLDDTMVDPLPQVLMLTAIVINFGITALLLALIYRSWWLAQLGDEGDTLTDEHAAETSEDSELTFRSSTDDEAAVQASLDASEDGSDDDSSAVDATDRSDEREPATGDAARTDREGGTR; from the coding sequence ATGAGCGCCTCCCTGACCCTCGTGATCGTCATGGCCGCGATGTACGCCGCGGGCATCTACATCATGCTCGAACGCAGCCTCACCCGGGTGCTGATCGGATTCCTGCTGGTGGGCAACGCCACCAACCTGCTGATCTTCATCATGAGCGGACGCCCCGGCAGTTCGCCGATCGTCACGGGCACGTCCCTGGACGACACCATGGTCGACCCGCTGCCGCAGGTGCTGATGCTCACCGCCATCGTGATCAACTTCGGCATCACCGCCCTGCTGCTCGCCCTGATCTACCGCTCCTGGTGGCTGGCCCAGCTCGGCGACGAGGGCGACACCCTCACCGACGAGCACGCCGCCGAGACCAGCGAAGATTCCGAACTCACCTTCCGCTCCTCCACCGACGACGAGGCCGCCGTGCAGGCGTCGCTGGACGCCAGTGAGGACGGCAGCGACGACGACAGCTCAGCTGTCGACGCGACCGACCGCTCCGACGAACGCGAACCCGCCACCGGCGACGCCGCGCGCACCGACCGCGAGGGCGGCACCCGATGA
- a CDS encoding Na+/H+ antiporter subunit A, which yields MATILLVFLLVSVLTPTLTRLLGLRVFYVVAVLPAIAFGYTLTQTSTVAAGGAATESLPWIPSLGISLSFRVDALAWLLALVVTGVGALVLIYCARYFDADEPSLGRFAALLLAFAGTMYGLVTADDILVMFMFWEITSVLSYLLIGHYTTKRESRGAALQALLVTTFGGLVMLIGVVMISVDAGTTSLAAIVANPSGTPVAIWAVLLILVGALSKSALIPFHFWLPAAMAAPTPVSAYLHAAAMVKAGIYLTARFAPGYADSPGWLPVLVTIGVWTMLVGAWRSLRQHDIKLMLAYGTVSQLGFLMVVVGFGTRDAALAGVALLLAHALYKATLFLVVGIIDHRAGTRDWRKLSGIGRREPALAAIALIAVASMAGLPPLLGFVAKESVFTAFLEAGQSGDGWGWIALAGTAVGSVLTVAYSAKFFWGAFGTRPSISDTPMHSSRWDFMLAPGILTVATIVLGPFIFLLDPVLAQYADTMPGEGEAHLMLWHGFEPALLLSIVVVVLGLVIFWQRKRVARWQATVPAWVDAGHGYGHTVRFVDKIAARTTHLAQRGGLPQYLSTILVVFVLALGAVSFVNRTWPDAVVLWDYPAQVIIGLVMIIASVMAARVGQRMTAVLLAGVTGYGLVALFAFHGAPDLALTQALVESITLVVVVLVLRRLPSRIAQHNRPMHRRRRALIGILVGLTMGTIAVIALGARQWPDMAKDLARLAVVEGHGNNIVNVMLVDIRAWDTMGEISVLIVVATGVASLLFVSGRSEQMPRLRESRKRREPKNRRRIVADPHASSAGRAVTRQSWLLGGRTQSPENRSIMIEVLVRLLFHPAIVVSIYLLFAGHNLPGGGFAGGLLAGLALVARYLAGGRYELGEAVPIDPGKILGLGVVLAVGTAVGSIFVSGTPLESAYFQADVPLLGHLSFGTSSIFDIGVYLVVIGLSLDILRSLGSEIDRQSELDEPGDDDPDQPIPAIGNASSDAGDAMGFDASSEWTPAEAPAPGTGPETAPITQPADTAEDTAPAGGTR from the coding sequence ATGGCGACAATCCTCCTGGTTTTCTTGCTTGTTTCCGTGCTGACTCCCACGCTCACCCGGCTGCTCGGTTTGCGCGTTTTTTACGTGGTCGCCGTTCTGCCCGCGATCGCGTTCGGCTACACCCTCACGCAGACCAGCACGGTCGCCGCCGGCGGGGCCGCCACCGAGAGTCTCCCGTGGATCCCGTCGCTCGGCATCAGCCTGTCCTTCCGGGTGGATGCGCTCGCCTGGCTGCTCGCCCTCGTCGTGACCGGTGTCGGCGCCCTGGTGCTCATCTATTGCGCCCGCTACTTCGACGCCGACGAGCCGAGCCTTGGCCGGTTCGCTGCGCTGCTGCTGGCCTTCGCCGGAACCATGTACGGGCTCGTCACCGCCGACGACATCCTGGTCATGTTCATGTTCTGGGAGATCACCAGCGTGCTCTCCTACCTGCTGATCGGGCATTACACCACCAAGCGGGAAAGTCGCGGTGCCGCCCTGCAGGCCCTGCTGGTGACCACCTTCGGTGGCCTGGTGATGCTGATCGGTGTCGTGATGATCTCCGTCGACGCCGGCACCACCTCGCTGGCCGCGATCGTGGCGAACCCCTCCGGTACGCCGGTCGCCATCTGGGCGGTGCTGCTGATCCTCGTCGGCGCCCTGTCGAAGTCCGCGCTCATCCCGTTCCACTTCTGGCTGCCGGCCGCGATGGCCGCACCCACTCCGGTGAGCGCCTACCTGCACGCCGCCGCCATGGTGAAGGCCGGCATCTACCTCACCGCCCGCTTCGCACCCGGCTACGCCGACTCACCCGGCTGGCTTCCGGTCCTGGTGACCATCGGCGTGTGGACCATGCTCGTGGGCGCCTGGCGTTCGCTGCGCCAGCACGACATCAAGCTGATGCTCGCCTACGGCACCGTCAGCCAGCTCGGCTTCCTCATGGTGGTCGTGGGCTTCGGCACCCGCGATGCCGCCCTCGCCGGGGTGGCGCTGCTTCTCGCGCATGCGCTGTACAAGGCGACCCTGTTCCTCGTGGTCGGTATCATCGACCATCGCGCCGGCACCCGCGACTGGCGCAAGCTCTCCGGCATCGGTCGCCGTGAACCAGCCCTCGCCGCGATCGCGCTCATCGCCGTCGCGTCGATGGCCGGGCTCCCGCCGCTCCTCGGCTTCGTGGCCAAGGAATCCGTTTTCACCGCATTCCTCGAAGCCGGCCAGTCCGGCGACGGCTGGGGCTGGATCGCCCTGGCCGGCACCGCGGTCGGGTCGGTGCTCACGGTCGCCTACAGCGCCAAGTTCTTCTGGGGCGCGTTCGGCACCCGCCCGTCGATCAGCGACACCCCGATGCACTCCAGCCGGTGGGATTTCATGCTGGCCCCCGGCATCCTCACCGTCGCCACGATCGTGCTCGGACCGTTCATCTTCCTGCTCGACCCGGTGCTCGCCCAATACGCCGACACCATGCCCGGCGAGGGCGAGGCGCACCTCATGCTGTGGCACGGTTTCGAACCGGCGCTGTTGCTCAGCATCGTGGTCGTGGTCCTCGGCCTGGTCATCTTCTGGCAGCGCAAGCGTGTGGCCCGCTGGCAGGCCACCGTGCCCGCCTGGGTGGACGCCGGTCACGGCTATGGCCACACCGTGCGTTTCGTCGACAAGATCGCCGCCCGCACCACCCACCTCGCCCAGAGGGGCGGCCTGCCGCAGTACCTCTCGACCATCCTCGTGGTGTTCGTGCTGGCCCTCGGCGCGGTTTCCTTCGTCAACCGCACCTGGCCCGACGCCGTGGTGCTCTGGGACTACCCGGCCCAGGTCATCATCGGCCTGGTCATGATCATCGCCTCCGTGATGGCCGCCCGGGTCGGGCAGCGGATGACCGCGGTGCTACTGGCCGGCGTCACCGGTTACGGGCTGGTCGCCCTGTTCGCCTTCCACGGCGCCCCCGACCTGGCGCTCACCCAGGCGCTCGTCGAGTCGATCACCCTCGTGGTGGTGGTCCTCGTGTTGCGCCGCCTGCCCAGCCGCATCGCCCAGCACAACCGGCCCATGCACCGCCGCCGTCGCGCCCTCATCGGTATCCTGGTGGGCCTGACCATGGGCACCATCGCCGTCATCGCGCTCGGCGCCCGCCAATGGCCCGACATGGCCAAGGACCTGGCCCGGTTGGCCGTCGTGGAGGGCCACGGCAACAACATCGTCAACGTCATGCTCGTCGACATCCGCGCCTGGGACACCATGGGCGAGATCTCGGTGCTCATCGTCGTGGCCACCGGTGTTGCCAGCCTGCTGTTCGTGTCCGGCCGCAGCGAGCAGATGCCGCGCCTGCGGGAGTCCCGCAAGCGTCGCGAGCCGAAGAACCGTCGCCGCATCGTGGCCGACCCGCACGCGAGCTCCGCCGGCCGTGCCGTGACCCGGCAGTCCTGGCTGCTCGGTGGGCGCACCCAGTCTCCCGAGAACCGCTCGATCATGATCGAGGTGCTCGTCCGGCTCCTGTTCCACCCCGCGATCGTCGTGTCGATCTACCTGCTCTTCGCCGGCCACAACCTGCCCGGCGGCGGCTTCGCCGGCGGCCTCCTGGCCGGCCTGGCCCTCGTGGCCCGCTACTTGGCCGGCGGCCGGTACGAGCTGGGCGAAGCGGTGCCCATCGACCCGGGCAAGATCCTCGGACTCGGCGTGGTGCTCGCCGTCGGAACCGCCGTCGGTTCGATCTTCGTCTCGGGCACCCCGCTCGAATCCGCGTACTTCCAGGCCGACGTGCCGCTGCTCGGGCACCTCTCCTTCGGCACCTCCAGCATCTTCGACATCGGGGTGTACCTCGTTGTGATCGGCCTGAGCCTGGACATCCTGCGCAGCCTCGGCAGCGAAATCGACCGGCAGAGCGAGCTCGACGAACCGGGTGACGACGACCCGGACCAGCCGATTCCCGCCATCGGCAACGCCTCCAGCGACGCCGGCGACGCCATGGGTTTCGATGCCTCGTCCGAGTGGACCCCCGCCGAGGCCCCGGCGCCGGGCACCGGACCTGAGACCGCACCGATCACCCAGCCCGCCGACACGGCGGAAGACACCGCACCGGCAGGAGGCACCCGATGA
- a CDS encoding amino acid permease, whose amino-acid sequence MEHIDDALSVHEDQGLHKGLKARHVQMIAIGGAIGTGLFLGAGGRLASAGPALVFVYAICGFFAFLILRALGELVLHRPTSGSFVSYAREFFGEKTAFVTGWLYWLNWAMTAIVDVTAVALYMNFFGRYWAPFGEVPQWLFALIALAVVMSLNLLSVKVFGELEFWFALIKVVAIVVFLLVGTWMVIFGTPVDGAAVGFSLISDNGGWLPNGLLASVLVVQGVVFAYASIELIGTTAGETENPEKVMPKAINTVIVRIAVFYVGSILLLSLLLPYTAYETGVSPFVTFFGSIGIDGVDVIMNLVVLTAALSSLNAGLYSTGRILRSLSLAGSAPRFAGKVSRNGVPFGGILLTGVVTLLGVALNAVVPDEAFEIVLNMAAIGIISAWGMIVLCQLRLQAWAKAGILTRPAFRMPGAPFTGYLTLAFLATVLVLMAFDWPVGTLTISSLGLIIPALVLGWYACRGRILEIAASRPPLPARGASSRP is encoded by the coding sequence CTGGAGCACATCGACGACGCGTTGAGTGTGCACGAGGACCAGGGGCTGCATAAGGGGCTCAAGGCCCGGCACGTGCAGATGATCGCGATCGGCGGCGCCATCGGCACCGGCCTGTTCCTCGGCGCCGGTGGCCGACTAGCCAGCGCAGGGCCCGCCCTGGTCTTCGTGTACGCCATCTGCGGTTTCTTCGCGTTCCTCATCCTGCGCGCGCTCGGTGAGCTGGTGCTGCACCGGCCCACCTCGGGATCCTTCGTGTCGTATGCGCGGGAGTTCTTCGGTGAGAAGACCGCGTTCGTCACCGGCTGGCTGTACTGGCTCAACTGGGCGATGACGGCCATCGTGGACGTGACGGCGGTGGCGCTGTACATGAACTTCTTCGGCCGCTACTGGGCGCCGTTCGGCGAGGTGCCGCAGTGGCTGTTCGCGCTGATCGCCCTGGCCGTGGTGATGAGCCTCAACCTGCTCTCGGTGAAGGTGTTCGGCGAGCTGGAGTTCTGGTTCGCGCTGATCAAGGTCGTCGCGATCGTGGTGTTCCTGCTGGTCGGCACCTGGATGGTCATCTTCGGCACCCCGGTGGACGGAGCCGCCGTTGGCTTCTCCCTCATCTCCGACAACGGCGGCTGGCTGCCCAACGGTCTGCTCGCCTCGGTGCTCGTGGTGCAGGGCGTGGTCTTCGCCTACGCGTCGATCGAGCTGATCGGCACCACAGCCGGCGAGACCGAGAACCCGGAGAAGGTGATGCCGAAGGCCATCAACACGGTCATCGTGCGCATCGCGGTGTTCTACGTCGGCTCGATCCTGCTCCTCTCGCTGTTGTTGCCGTATACGGCATATGAGACTGGAGTGAGCCCGTTCGTGACGTTCTTCGGCTCGATCGGCATCGACGGAGTCGACGTGATCATGAACCTCGTGGTGCTCACCGCGGCGCTGTCGTCGCTGAACGCCGGACTGTATTCCACCGGGCGCATCCTTCGATCGCTGTCGCTGGCCGGGTCGGCGCCGCGCTTCGCCGGCAAGGTGAGCCGTAACGGGGTGCCGTTCGGCGGCATCCTGCTCACCGGTGTTGTCACTCTGCTCGGGGTGGCGCTGAACGCTGTCGTGCCCGACGAGGCGTTCGAGATCGTGCTCAACATGGCCGCGATCGGCATCATCAGCGCGTGGGGCATGATCGTGCTCTGTCAGCTGCGACTGCAGGCCTGGGCCAAGGCGGGCATCCTCACCCGGCCGGCGTTCCGGATGCCCGGCGCCCCGTTCACCGGCTACCTCACCCTGGCCTTCCTGGCCACGGTTCTCGTGCTGATGGCCTTCGACTGGCCGGTCGGCACGCTCACGATCAGCTCGCTGGGCCTGATCATCCCGGCGCTGGTGCTGGGCTGGTACGCCTGCCGGGGCCGCATCCTCGAGATCGCGGCGTCCCGTCCCCCGCTGCCGGCCCGCGGGGCATCCTCACGCCCCTAA